A DNA window from Anaerocolumna sp. AGMB13020 contains the following coding sequences:
- a CDS encoding GH36-type glycosyl hydrolase domain-containing protein, which translates to MDTAYAPTIQEKEKENYEFFNGFGAFACEGREYEILLEGNNRPPAPWINVISNKNFGFQISESGAGFTWSINSRENKLTPWSNDPVSDRASEAIYILDEVTGEVMTPMSLGRSDRGVYRVRHGFGYSRFLHEEGLIDQELTVFTPLDESLKLWNLKLTNNSDKVKYLSLTYYVEWVLGTQRENTNPYVLTAYDNEHEYLYAKNIYTLNFGNSFSYLFSSEMIVGYTGDRQEFLGQKGNIREPKGAEVKLSCNTGVCYDSCGAIQVSVEIQPKESKTVVFGIGQSSDLNEINNIRYKYKDITAAGNELNKVKAYWDRLLGTIQVKTKDRATDILVNGWLLYQSVSCRINARAGFYQCGGAYGYRDQLQDTLSLLFTDSGILRKQILIACSRQFEEGDVQHWWHPPMGIGVRTRITDDLLWLPYCTAAYIRSTGDTGILKEKVHYIKGPILREDQHDVMFTPEVSELSESVYEHCKKTIDRTNFGEHGLPLMGGGDWNDGMNEVGMLGKGESVWLAWFFYTVLGDFIPLCYQENDADYGQELEQKRELLLQNIEEHAWDGEWYLRAFYDDGSKLGSKENDECRLDSISQSWSVISKGAKEERAKTAMQSAWRYLVMEEEALSLLLTPPFNKTSKNPGYIKNYIPGIRENGGQYTHAAVWLAIATSMLHDCNMAQSLFSILNPINITQNRKDALRYEKEPYVMTADISLSPPYTGRGGWSWYTGSAGWMYQGLLCWFLGIRKEGEELIIDPATPSSFGEYSVEYKYGGSLYEIRVESRSKGILTTETITADGSLIQGNRVLLKDDGERHLIVV; encoded by the coding sequence TTGGATACAGCATATGCACCAACAATACAGGAGAAAGAAAAAGAGAACTATGAGTTTTTTAACGGCTTCGGAGCATTTGCCTGTGAGGGCAGGGAGTATGAAATTCTGCTGGAGGGCAATAATCGGCCGCCGGCTCCCTGGATTAATGTTATCTCAAATAAGAACTTTGGTTTCCAGATATCAGAATCCGGTGCAGGCTTTACCTGGAGTATCAACAGCAGGGAAAATAAACTTACCCCCTGGTCCAATGATCCTGTTAGTGACAGAGCTTCCGAGGCAATCTATATTCTGGATGAAGTGACCGGAGAGGTGATGACACCAATGTCCCTTGGAAGATCTGACAGAGGTGTTTACCGGGTAAGACATGGCTTTGGATACAGCAGGTTCCTTCATGAAGAAGGTCTTATAGACCAGGAACTAACAGTTTTTACTCCTTTGGATGAATCACTAAAGTTATGGAATCTAAAACTGACAAACAATTCGGATAAGGTAAAATATCTAAGCCTTACCTATTATGTAGAATGGGTTTTAGGTACACAGCGGGAGAATACCAATCCTTATGTTCTTACCGCTTATGACAATGAGCATGAGTATTTATATGCAAAAAACATTTATACCCTGAATTTTGGGAACAGTTTTTCTTATTTGTTTTCCAGTGAGATGATTGTCGGCTATACCGGTGACCGGCAGGAATTTCTGGGACAAAAGGGAAATATCAGAGAACCCAAAGGAGCGGAAGTCAAACTGTCCTGTAATACGGGAGTGTGTTATGATTCCTGCGGAGCAATCCAGGTATCGGTAGAAATACAACCCAAGGAAAGCAAAACGGTGGTGTTTGGAATTGGTCAGAGCAGTGACCTGAACGAGATAAATAACATCAGATATAAATACAAAGATATAACTGCTGCCGGAAATGAGCTTAATAAGGTGAAAGCTTACTGGGACAGACTGCTTGGGACAATTCAGGTGAAGACAAAGGACAGAGCAACGGATATCCTGGTGAACGGATGGCTGCTCTATCAGTCGGTATCCTGCCGTATTAATGCAAGAGCTGGTTTTTATCAATGCGGAGGAGCTTATGGCTACAGGGACCAGCTTCAGGATACCCTTTCACTTCTTTTTACGGATTCTGGTATTCTGCGAAAGCAAATATTAATTGCCTGCAGCAGACAGTTTGAGGAAGGAGATGTCCAGCATTGGTGGCATCCCCCTATGGGAATCGGGGTAAGAACGAGAATAACCGACGATTTGCTTTGGCTGCCTTATTGCACTGCCGCTTATATTCGAAGTACCGGGGATACCGGGATATTAAAGGAGAAGGTACATTATATAAAAGGCCCGATATTAAGAGAGGATCAGCATGATGTAATGTTTACTCCGGAAGTCTCCGAGCTATCCGAAAGTGTTTATGAACATTGTAAAAAAACCATAGACCGGACCAATTTCGGAGAACATGGACTTCCTCTTATGGGAGGCGGTGACTGGAATGACGGAATGAATGAGGTAGGAATGCTTGGGAAGGGAGAAAGTGTCTGGCTGGCCTGGTTCTTTTACACTGTATTGGGTGACTTTATACCTTTATGTTATCAGGAAAATGATGCAGATTACGGGCAGGAGCTGGAACAGAAACGGGAGCTGCTGCTCCAAAATATCGAAGAACATGCCTGGGATGGAGAGTGGTATCTCCGGGCATTTTATGATGACGGTTCGAAACTTGGCTCTAAGGAAAACGATGAATGCCGGTTGGATTCCATCAGTCAGTCCTGGAGCGTGATATCAAAGGGGGCAAAAGAAGAACGTGCGAAGACTGCGATGCAGTCCGCATGGCGGTATTTAGTAATGGAAGAGGAAGCTCTTTCCCTACTTTTAACACCTCCTTTTAATAAAACCAGTAAAAATCCGGGTTATATCAAAAACTATATCCCCGGCATACGGGAAAATGGAGGACAGTATACCCATGCGGCAGTTTGGCTGGCAATCGCCACCTCCATGCTGCACGACTGTAATATGGCTCAGAGCCTGTTTTCCATACTTAATCCGATTAACATTACCCAGAACAGAAAGGATGCACTCAGGTATGAGAAAGAACCATATGTAATGACAGCAGATATCTCCCTTAGCCCGCCTTATACCGGAAGAGGTGGCTGGAGCTGGTATACCGGGTCCGCGGGCTGGATGTATCAGGGATTGTTATGCTGGTTTCTGGGCATTCGCAAAGAAGGAGAGGAATTGATTATCGATCCGGCCACACCGTCAAGTTTCGGAGAGTATTCCGTTGAATATAAGTATGGTGGCTCCCTTTATGAAATCAGAGTGGAGAGCAGAAGCAAGGGAATACTGACCACGGAAACAATCACAGCAGATGGCAGCCTGATTCAGGGAAACAGGGTTTTGCTAAAGGATGACGGAGAAAGGCATCTGATAGTCGTATAA
- a CDS encoding chitinase: protein MKCIKVVKATAVIILLVMVFSLSSNAVVKAAYPAWQAGTAYKVNDIVSYSGNNYKCIQAHTALTGWEPPIVPALWGLYSGGETQTTATPVFNPAGGTYAASQSVTITCSTPGSTIRYTLDGNEPTVSSSAYTGAITISTTATVKAKAFASGMNDSQTASATYSINKADTVSAPVFSPAAGTYYGNLNVTLTCSTSNVTIRYTTDGTNPTASSKVYTGAIALTATTTVKAYATASGLKDSAIITAVYTISKNQTGLPAHVLTGYWQNFDNGAKCLKISDVPQTYNIIAVAFASATGNAGEVTFTLDSSLASKLGGYTEQQFISDIAVAKTKGQKVIISVGGETGTVSVSNAAAATNFANSVYALMVKYGFDGVDIDLENGINATYMTSALRQLSSKAGAGLIITMAPQTLDMQSVNSGYFQVALNIKDILTVVNTQYYNSGSMLGQDGKVYYQGSVDFLTALAAIQLENGLRPDQIGLGLPASTRGAGSGYVSPSVVNAALDCLTTGTGGGSYKPPRTYPTLRGAMTWSINWDASNNYEFANSVSAKLKTLP, encoded by the coding sequence ATGAAGTGTATTAAAGTGGTAAAAGCAACAGCTGTTATTATCCTGTTGGTCATGGTATTTTCCCTTTCATCCAATGCTGTTGTAAAAGCAGCTTATCCAGCCTGGCAGGCAGGAACAGCATATAAAGTCAATGATATTGTTTCTTACAGCGGAAACAACTATAAGTGTATTCAGGCACATACGGCACTGACCGGCTGGGAGCCACCAATTGTACCGGCACTTTGGGGATTATACAGCGGCGGGGAAACACAGACAACAGCTACACCGGTATTTAATCCTGCAGGCGGGACATATGCAGCCTCTCAGAGCGTGACGATAACCTGTTCTACGCCAGGAAGCACTATCCGTTATACATTAGACGGCAATGAACCCACGGTTTCTTCCTCTGCTTATACTGGTGCAATAACCATTTCCACTACCGCCACAGTAAAAGCAAAAGCCTTTGCTTCCGGTATGAATGACTCTCAGACAGCTTCAGCTACATATTCCATTAACAAGGCAGATACCGTGTCTGCCCCGGTATTCTCACCGGCAGCAGGAACTTATTACGGAAATCTGAATGTGACCTTAACCTGTTCTACAAGCAATGTAACCATTCGCTATACAACAGATGGCACCAACCCGACAGCATCCTCCAAGGTTTATACCGGTGCCATAGCACTTACAGCCACAACTACTGTAAAGGCTTATGCAACAGCCTCAGGCTTGAAGGATTCAGCCATTATTACTGCAGTTTATACCATATCAAAGAATCAAACAGGGCTTCCTGCTCATGTTCTGACAGGATACTGGCAGAACTTTGATAATGGAGCAAAGTGTTTAAAGATCAGCGATGTACCCCAGACCTATAACATCATTGCAGTAGCATTTGCGTCAGCAACGGGCAACGCCGGTGAAGTCACTTTCACGCTGGATTCCAGTCTTGCTTCCAAATTGGGAGGTTATACAGAACAGCAGTTTATCAGTGATATCGCAGTAGCCAAGACAAAAGGACAGAAGGTAATCATTTCCGTAGGCGGTGAAACCGGTACGGTCAGCGTAAGCAATGCTGCGGCAGCCACGAATTTTGCAAACAGTGTTTATGCACTTATGGTAAAATACGGATTTGACGGTGTTGATATTGATTTGGAAAATGGTATTAATGCAACCTACATGACCTCTGCACTTCGCCAGCTTTCCTCAAAGGCAGGAGCAGGCTTAATCATTACCATGGCTCCTCAGACTCTTGATATGCAGTCTGTAAACTCCGGTTATTTCCAGGTGGCCCTAAATATCAAGGACATTCTGACAGTAGTTAATACACAGTATTATAACTCAGGAAGTATGTTAGGGCAGGATGGAAAGGTATATTACCAGGGAAGTGTTGACTTCTTAACAGCTCTTGCAGCCATTCAGCTGGAGAATGGGCTTCGACCTGACCAGATTGGACTTGGACTGCCAGCTTCTACAAGAGGAGCCGGAAGCGGTTATGTATCTCCCAGCGTTGTAAATGCTGCCCTTGATTGTCTGACAACCGGTACCGGCGGCGGTTCCTACAAGCCACCAAGGACATATCCGACACTTCGCGGTGCAATGACCTGGTCTATTAATTGGGATGCCAGTAACAACTATGAATTTGCAAATTCGGTTAGTGCGAAATTAAAGACTCTTCCGTAA
- a CDS encoding chemotaxis protein CheX has translation MDVKYINTILETFNVTLEQFGVNNIKRCNIQKKDKMHVNLEVSTIVCFQGAVQGDIALSMPLDTAKKLASIMMMGMSITTIDDMAKSAIGELSSMIAGASATKLSSFGLATKINPPKVILENAEINGFETIAIDFETDIGKIELDIGLNI, from the coding sequence ATGGATGTTAAGTATATAAACACTATTTTAGAGACTTTCAATGTTACTTTGGAACAATTCGGTGTAAATAATATCAAAAGGTGTAATATTCAAAAGAAAGATAAAATGCATGTAAATTTGGAGGTATCCACAATTGTATGCTTTCAAGGGGCAGTACAAGGAGACATCGCACTATCAATGCCGCTCGACACTGCAAAAAAATTAGCGTCAATCATGATGATGGGTATGAGCATTACTACCATCGATGATATGGCTAAAAGTGCAATTGGGGAATTATCCAGTATGATAGCAGGAGCTTCGGCAACAAAACTGTCTTCCTTCGGGTTGGCAACAAAGATTAATCCTCCCAAGGTTATTTTAGAAAATGCTGAAATTAACGGCTTTGAGACGATTGCTATTGATTTTGAGACTGATATTGGGAAAATAGAACTTGATATTGGATTGAATATATAA
- a CDS encoding MarR family winged helix-turn-helix transcriptional regulator encodes MKENLSDTLLQQIRSCTNLVHRLIHSEHHFKNSDAQNNIGRAQGIVLKILAEKDGMTQTEITEKLDIRPSSLGELVMKLEKNGYVERRQNENDKRVINVFLTEKGREFEKELINPRQKAAETWCAGLSDEDKTQLSELLNKLILSMEDVLTKNGEELSEREAPFGFGFNEMDSEGFSHHGHKGRQHGGWRGEGRKSFRL; translated from the coding sequence ATGAAGGAAAATCTCTCTGATACACTGCTGCAACAAATACGAAGTTGCACGAATCTGGTTCACAGGCTGATTCACAGCGAGCACCATTTCAAAAATTCCGATGCTCAAAATAACATTGGTCGTGCACAAGGAATTGTGCTGAAGATCTTAGCAGAAAAGGATGGTATGACACAAACCGAAATTACAGAAAAGTTGGATATCCGTCCTTCTTCTCTTGGAGAACTTGTTATGAAACTTGAAAAAAATGGTTACGTCGAACGTCGTCAAAATGAAAATGATAAGCGGGTCATTAATGTATTCTTAACGGAAAAAGGTCGAGAGTTCGAAAAAGAGTTAATCAATCCAAGACAGAAGGCAGCTGAAACCTGGTGTGCGGGTCTGTCTGACGAAGATAAAACACAGCTTTCTGAGCTTTTGAATAAGCTTATTCTTTCCATGGAAGATGTTCTCACGAAAAATGGAGAGGAATTATCAGAAAGAGAGGCGCCATTTGGGTTTGGCTTCAATGAAATGGATTCGGAAGGATTCTCTCATCATGGACATAAGGGAAGGCAGCATGGAGGCTGGAGGGGAGAAGGGAGAAAGAGCTTCAGGCTCTAG
- a CDS encoding DHA2 family efflux MFS transporter permease subunit, with amino-acid sequence MKNSNSISLKTSDPSRLTPRLRMILMVVIIADVLDLMDSTITNIAAPSIVQSIGGGELLIKWLTAAYALAMGVLLVIGGRLGDRYGKRRLYLIGIIGFTLASAFCGFSASPTMIIIGRLIQGGFGALLIPQGMSILMSTFSREQFPRAVSVFGPIMSISTVFGPILAGFIIQANIGGLGWRPMFLINIILGLIGLVAAIKLLPPDQPNSEEKLDGIGTLLLGISMLGLIYGLNEGPVAGWTLVPVISLITGVLFLGAFAFRQIHASNPLIKPELFKNRGFTSGMLLGLAFFAAVSGLSYVISLFFQMVLHLSAYAAALGLCPMAIGIVISSTVCRPLLNKMGRKIVVIGLGITLLGAFVLWITLFLKGDAATALMMAPAIMIIGAGMGACFSSIYDVALGDLAQDEAGSASGSLSAIQQLASAIGSAVVVTLFFHLQSTVGDSRAMEYCVLIVAAIVVIGLCLVWLMPKSISLEE; translated from the coding sequence ATGAAAAATTCAAATTCAATCTCATTAAAAACATCTGATCCATCACGTCTGACACCTCGTTTAAGAATGATTCTAATGGTTGTTATAATTGCAGATGTTCTTGATCTGATGGATTCAACCATAACTAATATAGCGGCTCCCTCCATTGTGCAAAGTATTGGTGGAGGGGAACTACTGATTAAATGGCTTACAGCTGCTTATGCATTGGCTATGGGAGTGTTACTGGTTATTGGAGGACGTTTGGGCGACCGGTATGGAAAGAGGCGATTATATTTAATTGGAATTATCGGATTTACACTGGCATCGGCTTTTTGCGGATTTTCTGCCAGTCCTACTATGATTATCATAGGACGTTTGATACAGGGGGGCTTTGGCGCATTGCTGATTCCACAGGGGATGAGCATCCTGATGTCGACATTTTCACGTGAGCAGTTTCCTCGTGCTGTCAGTGTTTTTGGACCAATTATGAGCATATCCACTGTTTTTGGGCCTATTCTGGCTGGATTTATCATTCAGGCAAATATCGGAGGTCTTGGCTGGAGACCTATGTTTCTTATTAACATAATCCTTGGTCTTATAGGGTTAGTTGCTGCAATTAAGTTATTACCCCCTGATCAGCCTAACTCAGAAGAAAAGTTGGATGGCATAGGGACTCTTTTGCTTGGTATTTCTATGTTGGGATTAATTTATGGATTGAATGAAGGTCCAGTAGCAGGTTGGACGCTAGTACCTGTTATCAGCCTGATTACAGGAGTTCTGTTTCTAGGTGCATTTGCATTTAGACAAATACATGCTTCTAACCCGCTTATTAAGCCGGAATTATTCAAGAATAGAGGATTTACCTCTGGTATGCTGTTAGGTCTTGCATTTTTTGCGGCGGTAAGCGGCCTGTCATATGTAATATCTCTGTTTTTCCAAATGGTACTGCATTTGTCTGCTTATGCAGCTGCATTGGGACTTTGCCCAATGGCAATTGGTATTGTCATTTCTTCAACTGTATGCCGGCCTCTTTTAAATAAAATGGGGCGTAAAATTGTCGTGATTGGACTTGGAATAACTCTCCTTGGAGCTTTTGTACTCTGGATCACCCTCTTTTTAAAAGGAGACGCGGCGACAGCCTTAATGATGGCTCCGGCTATTATGATTATTGGTGCAGGTATGGGGGCTTGTTTCAGCAGTATTTACGATGTAGCGCTCGGTGATCTTGCGCAGGATGAAGCCGGCAGTGCAAGTGGTTCTTTGAGTGCAATTCAGCAATTGGCTTCAGCAATAGGCTCTGCCGTTGTTGTAACACTTTTCTTTCATCTTCAGAGTACAGTTGGTGATAGCAGGGCTATGGAATACTGCGTTTTAATTGTCGCAGCCATAGTAGTAATCGGTCTTTGCCTTGTATGGCTTATGCCCAAATCAATTTCTTTAGAGGAATAA
- a CDS encoding MarR family winged helix-turn-helix transcriptional regulator, with translation MDNNARIPNHDFYIKNIAHALRYQIDQKLTYYHVTEPQVRLLGHIQGGQNTGHEISRKYLSEAMQISGPSVTSLLNGLEKNGFIIRSSGIKDGRTMHLVLTEKATDVMNDTIEMLYEISEALLTGFSEGEKSLFLGFLKRVYENVGQGSHI, from the coding sequence ATGGACAATAATGCACGTATCCCGAATCATGATTTCTATATAAAGAATATTGCTCACGCTCTACGATACCAAATTGATCAAAAACTCACCTATTATCATGTCACGGAACCTCAAGTTCGCCTCTTGGGACATATACAAGGAGGACAAAATACAGGTCATGAAATCAGCCGAAAGTATTTAAGTGAAGCAATGCAGATTTCGGGGCCTTCTGTCACCAGTTTGTTGAATGGTCTGGAAAAGAATGGTTTTATTATCAGGAGTTCAGGAATCAAGGATGGAAGAACTATGCACCTCGTCCTTACTGAAAAGGCCACTGATGTGATGAATGATACAATAGAAATGTTGTATGAGATTTCAGAAGCCTTGCTGACTGGTTTTTCAGAAGGTGAGAAATCCCTCTTTCTAGGATTTTTGAAAAGAGTTTATGAAAACGTCGGCCAGGGTTCACATATATAA
- a CDS encoding oleate hydratase, with the protein MYYSKGNYESLARPEKPKGVESKSAYLIGSGLASLAAAAFLVRDGQMEGKRIHILEKDSLAGGACDGYEYDNTGFVIRGGREVDNRYECLWDLFHSIPSLEVEGASVLDEFYWLNKHDPNSSLMRATVNRGEDAHTDGKFGLSDKGTQEITRLFFTPDEALYNRRISEVFSEEVLNSNFWLYWRTMFAFENWHSALEMKLYIKRFVHHIGGMPDFTAVRFTKLNQYESMILPLVRYLDAHNVQFHYGTKVENIQFDTKTDKKVATRIDIIRDNQKDHIDLTEDDLVFITNGGCVENSSIGNQNTPAAFNQELKQGGGWDMWRKIAAQDPSFGHPDKFCYDAEQSNWMSATVTTLDNRIPPYIQNICKRDPFSGKVVTGGIVTVKDSNWLLSWTFNRQPHFRNQPKDQLVGWIYGLFTDKPGNYIKKPMRDCTGKEICMEWLYHLGVPENQIEDMAENSANTVPCMMPYITAFFMPREAGDRPAVIPAGSVNFAFLGQFAETTRDTIFTIEYSVRTAMESVYTLLNIDRGVPEVWSSTYDIRDLLNATSTLSDGKKLTDINLDPTVKATLGEALKKIAGTDIEKLLKEYHLI; encoded by the coding sequence ATGTATTATTCTAAAGGAAATTATGAATCACTTGCCCGACCGGAAAAACCCAAAGGTGTAGAATCTAAATCTGCTTATTTAATCGGATCAGGTCTCGCTTCACTTGCTGCTGCAGCTTTTCTTGTTCGTGACGGACAGATGGAAGGCAAACGAATCCATATCTTAGAGAAGGATTCTCTCGCAGGTGGTGCCTGTGATGGATACGAATATGACAATACCGGATTTGTAATCCGTGGTGGCCGTGAGGTGGATAATCGCTATGAGTGCCTGTGGGACTTATTCCATTCCATTCCTTCCTTGGAAGTAGAGGGTGCCAGTGTACTGGATGAGTTCTATTGGCTCAACAAGCATGACCCAAACAGTTCTCTCATGCGCGCAACAGTGAACCGCGGCGAGGATGCTCATACTGACGGTAAATTTGGTTTATCCGACAAAGGCACACAGGAAATCACGAGGCTGTTTTTTACCCCAGATGAAGCTCTGTATAACAGACGCATTTCAGAAGTATTCAGCGAAGAGGTTCTGAATTCGAATTTCTGGTTGTACTGGCGTACGATGTTCGCTTTTGAAAACTGGCATAGTGCTCTGGAAATGAAGTTATATATTAAACGTTTCGTTCATCATATTGGCGGTATGCCTGATTTCACTGCGGTACGTTTTACAAAGCTGAACCAGTACGAATCCATGATCCTGCCATTAGTCAGGTATTTAGATGCCCACAACGTACAGTTCCATTACGGCACAAAGGTGGAGAACATACAATTTGACACAAAAACTGATAAGAAAGTTGCTACCCGTATTGATATTATCCGGGATAATCAGAAGGATCATATCGATCTGACCGAAGATGACCTGGTGTTTATCACCAACGGTGGCTGTGTTGAGAATTCCTCTATCGGTAATCAAAACACTCCCGCTGCTTTCAATCAAGAGCTCAAACAAGGCGGCGGCTGGGATATGTGGCGTAAAATAGCGGCTCAGGATCCGTCTTTCGGACACCCGGATAAATTCTGTTATGATGCAGAGCAAAGTAATTGGATGTCTGCAACTGTGACGACCTTAGACAACCGCATTCCTCCTTATATTCAGAACATCTGCAAACGTGATCCCTTCAGCGGTAAAGTCGTTACTGGCGGTATCGTAACCGTTAAGGACTCCAACTGGCTGCTCAGCTGGACCTTTAACCGTCAGCCTCATTTCCGTAATCAGCCCAAGGATCAGTTGGTTGGCTGGATTTATGGTTTATTTACCGATAAACCCGGCAACTATATCAAAAAGCCTATGCGTGATTGCACCGGTAAGGAGATCTGTATGGAGTGGCTGTACCACCTCGGTGTTCCGGAAAATCAAATCGAAGATATGGCAGAGAACAGTGCTAACACCGTGCCCTGTATGATGCCTTATATAACTGCCTTCTTCATGCCCCGGGAGGCCGGTGACCGCCCTGCTGTTATTCCGGCTGGCAGCGTTAATTTTGCTTTCCTCGGTCAATTTGCTGAAACAACACGCGATACAATCTTTACGATAGAATACTCTGTTCGTACGGCTATGGAAAGTGTCTATACACTTTTAAATATCGATCGTGGTGTACCAGAAGTTTGGAGCAGCACTTACGATATTCGTGACCTGCTGAATGCAACCTCCACCTTAAGCGATGGTAAAAAACTTACAGATATCAATCTTGATCCTACTGTTAAGGCAACCCTTGGGGAAGCACTTAAGAAGATTGCGGGTACTGATATTGAAAAGTTATTGAAAGAATATCATTTGATTTAA
- a CDS encoding TetR/AcrR family transcriptional regulator produces MSQITKRALEDSLKKLLLQKPLNKITISDIANDCGINRMTFYYHFKDIYDLIEWICIEETARAINGKKTYETWQQGFLQTFQMVLENKPFISNVYHSISREKIEDYFYAITYDLLIGVIEEKAAGMKVSEADKKFIANFYNFAFVGLLMDWIKKDMKENPQLIIDQLSTLIHGEVSRALEKYQNKKTNQIPKND; encoded by the coding sequence ATGTCACAGATAACAAAGAGAGCCTTAGAAGACTCCCTAAAAAAACTACTGCTGCAAAAACCACTTAACAAAATCACTATTTCCGACATTGCAAATGATTGTGGAATTAATCGAATGACTTTTTATTATCATTTCAAGGACATTTATGATTTAATAGAGTGGATTTGCATAGAAGAAACGGCAAGGGCAATTAATGGTAAAAAAACATATGAGACCTGGCAGCAGGGATTTTTGCAAACCTTTCAAATGGTTCTTGAGAATAAACCATTTATTTCGAATGTTTATCATTCTATCAGCAGAGAGAAAATTGAAGACTACTTCTATGCAATAACTTACGATTTGCTGATTGGAGTAATAGAAGAAAAAGCGGCCGGTATGAAAGTCTCGGAAGCAGACAAAAAGTTCATTGCAAATTTCTATAATTTTGCCTTTGTGGGCCTGCTTATGGACTGGATCAAAAAGGATATGAAGGAAAATCCGCAGTTGATTATAGATCAGCTCAGCACTTTGATCCATGGAGAGGTTTCAAGAGCTTTAGAAAAGTATCAAAATAAGAAAACTAATCAAATCCCTAAAAATGATTAA